From a region of the Fervidobacterium sp. genome:
- a CDS encoding type II secretion system GspH family protein, whose amino-acid sequence MKKGFTLVELLIVLAVIAALMAVATPLALNAVRNAKASQVAQNFRNLKAAIENYWNTQKPTNPTAQIGTAELVPGYINAIPANFTIGTPSSVTGQPGTYSITITYSGQDVDINLVRANGMGEVTSSGNNIVLTFNLQKWW is encoded by the coding sequence ATGAAGAAAGGTTTCACGTTGGTAGAACTTTTGATAGTTTTAGCAGTTATAGCAGCACTTATGGCAGTTGCAACACCACTTGCATTAAATGCTGTTAGGAACGCAAAAGCAAGCCAAGTTGCTCAAAACTTCAGAAACCTTAAAGCAGCTATTGAAAACTACTGGAACACACAAAAACCAACAAACCCAACAGCACAGATAGGTACTGCTGAGCTTGTTCCCGGTTATATAAACGCTATACCAGCTAACTTTACTATTGGTACGCCAAGTTCAGTTACTGGACAACCGGGTACTTACAGCATAACTATTACATACTCAGGCCAAGATGTAGATATAAACTTGGTGAGAGCAAATGGAATGGGAGAAGTTACTTCTTCAGGTAATAACATTGTGCTGACATTTAATTTGCAGAAATGGTGGTAA
- a CDS encoding homocysteine S-methyltransferase family protein, giving the protein MTREEFSKIVENRILFLDGAYGTELFKRGYIKGKEPIEILNLKNPEAVLELQTEYVKAGVDFLLTNTFSANRHKLKKLGYEDFTCEINVQAVKIAKQAAGSSKKRVYILGDISSVGEMLEPIGELSSRYVYEVFKEQVSLLVESGVDGIIIETMTDIKELKLAYLAARDVSNDIPILVSMTLEENGVSVTGTSLELYVALFNDLDVDAIGINCTLTPDKMTPLVRKLSLFSRKPIFAEPNAGKPTLSTDGKLTYKTTPEEFAMHIEDYVELGANIVGGCCGTAPEHIKYMVNFIGDREPSKRQVQQLKVVTNRTHMSNISPFLIIGERINASAKKKLHSQIKEYNFESVIKLAKDQEREGAQVLDVNLGLENVLTDEHFKKIVLELDRIVSLPLSLDIQFNNFLEAALFEYPGRAIINSSKAISNELDEKIKLLKRYGGILIILAMDKKIPDNAFERYTVAKKAVEYVESRGIERSRIFVDPIVLPIGANQDYNVTLETIKLLSNDDIQTSIGLSNFSFGMPNREQLNASFLALAMHFGLSAAILNTAEITTMTVLSGMKRILKKESLIVNTHVTQNELAKLLLSGDIINSEKYIMNHLPMMKPIEIAQTILTNTMEEIGNLYAQNKIFLPHLILAAETVKPIFDKLLSMIEDKESVKLGKVLLATVEGDIHDIGKKIVATILESAGFEVIDIGKDVPASTILQKAKELKPDIIGLSAMMTTTVLQVGEVVKTLRQAGIEIPVIAGGASMNEELAKRFGSYYAKDAQQAVEVCKNILGK; this is encoded by the coding sequence TTGACAAGAGAAGAATTCTCAAAAATTGTTGAGAATCGAATACTTTTCTTAGATGGTGCGTATGGAACTGAATTGTTCAAAAGGGGATACATTAAAGGGAAAGAACCAATAGAGATTTTAAATTTGAAAAATCCTGAAGCTGTTTTGGAATTGCAGACTGAATACGTTAAAGCTGGAGTTGACTTTCTCCTAACGAACACCTTCAGCGCCAACAGGCATAAATTGAAAAAGCTGGGTTACGAAGATTTCACCTGTGAAATCAATGTACAAGCTGTCAAGATAGCAAAACAAGCGGCAGGTAGTTCTAAAAAAAGAGTTTATATACTTGGCGATATATCTTCTGTTGGTGAAATGCTTGAACCAATTGGTGAACTGAGCTCACGCTATGTTTATGAAGTATTTAAAGAACAGGTAAGTCTTCTTGTTGAATCTGGTGTAGATGGAATAATAATAGAAACTATGACAGACATTAAAGAGTTAAAGTTGGCTTACTTAGCAGCAAGAGATGTCTCCAATGATATACCTATCCTTGTTAGTATGACTTTGGAAGAAAATGGTGTTTCTGTAACAGGAACAAGCTTGGAATTATACGTAGCACTTTTCAACGATTTGGATGTTGATGCAATTGGAATAAATTGCACGCTAACACCAGACAAAATGACACCTTTGGTAAGAAAACTATCACTTTTTTCAAGGAAACCAATATTTGCCGAACCAAATGCTGGAAAACCCACACTTTCGACAGATGGAAAGCTTACTTACAAGACCACACCCGAGGAGTTTGCTATGCACATCGAAGATTACGTGGAACTTGGCGCTAACATCGTTGGGGGCTGCTGCGGGACGGCACCCGAGCATATTAAATATATGGTTAATTTCATAGGAGATCGAGAACCATCGAAAAGGCAAGTTCAACAACTGAAAGTGGTAACTAATAGAACCCATATGTCTAACATCTCGCCTTTCTTGATAATAGGTGAACGAATAAATGCATCGGCCAAGAAGAAATTGCACTCACAAATAAAAGAATACAACTTTGAAAGTGTTATAAAACTCGCAAAAGATCAAGAAAGAGAAGGTGCTCAGGTACTTGATGTTAACCTTGGACTTGAGAATGTGCTTACGGATGAACACTTTAAGAAAATTGTTCTTGAACTTGACAGAATAGTGAGTTTGCCATTATCACTTGATATACAATTCAACAATTTTCTTGAAGCTGCGTTATTTGAATATCCTGGTAGGGCTATAATCAATTCATCAAAAGCAATCAGTAATGAGCTCGATGAAAAAATCAAGCTTTTAAAGAGGTACGGTGGTATACTAATAATTCTCGCTATGGACAAAAAGATTCCAGACAATGCGTTCGAGCGATACACAGTTGCCAAAAAAGCAGTTGAGTATGTGGAATCAAGAGGAATAGAACGCTCTAGAATCTTCGTAGATCCCATCGTTTTACCAATTGGGGCAAATCAGGACTACAATGTTACCCTTGAGACAATAAAATTACTGTCGAATGATGACATACAAACATCCATCGGACTTTCCAACTTCAGCTTTGGAATGCCAAACCGAGAGCAACTAAACGCATCTTTTCTTGCGCTTGCCATGCATTTTGGATTATCAGCAGCGATACTCAACACAGCTGAAATAACAACTATGACCGTCCTTAGCGGGATGAAAAGGATCTTAAAAAAGGAATCGTTGATTGTAAATACGCATGTAACACAAAACGAACTTGCAAAATTATTATTGTCCGGTGATATAATAAATTCTGAAAAATATATTATGAACCACCTACCAATGATGAAGCCAATTGAAATAGCACAAACGATACTTACAAACACTATGGAAGAAATAGGAAACTTGTACGCGCAAAATAAAATATTCTTGCCTCACCTAATACTCGCGGCAGAAACAGTCAAACCCATATTCGATAAGTTACTTAGCATGATAGAAGACAAAGAATCTGTAAAACTTGGGAAAGTATTGCTAGCAACAGTAGAAGGAGATATACATGATATTGGTAAAAAGATAGTAGCTACTATTCTTGAAAGTGCAGGTTTTGAAGTGATAGATATAGGCAAAGATGTACCAGCTAGTACTATCCTTCAAAAGGCAAAAGAGTTGAAACCAGACATAATTGGACTATCGGCAATGATGACAACAACGGTTCTTCAAGTTGGTGAAGTTGTAAAAACGTTAAGACAAGCTGGTATAGAAATACCTGTGATCGCCGGCGGTGCATCTATGAATGAAGAATTAGCTAAAAGATTCGGTAGCTATTATGCGAAAGATGCACAACAAGCTGTTGAAGTGTGTAAAAATATTTTAGGAAAGTAA
- a CDS encoding metalloregulator ArsR/SmtB family transcription factor, whose amino-acid sequence MFFELNKDLSDISEFFSLLSDPTRLKIIICLKESEQSVSELSKNLGISQSAVSHQLRILRQGRVVRYRKVGKKVLYSLDDEHVVRIIDQAIEHQKHG is encoded by the coding sequence TTGTTTTTTGAACTGAACAAAGACTTGAGCGATATATCAGAGTTCTTTTCCTTACTTTCTGATCCAACAAGGCTGAAGATAATTATTTGTCTAAAAGAATCTGAACAAAGCGTTTCAGAGCTATCTAAAAATTTAGGAATTTCCCAATCTGCAGTATCTCATCAGCTGAGAATTTTGAGACAAGGTAGGGTAGTGAGGTATAGGAAAGTTGGAAAAAAAGTCCTGTATTCTTTGGATGATGAACACGTTGTGCGGATAATCGACCAAGCTATAGAACATCAAAAGCACGGGTAA
- a CDS encoding cation diffusion facilitator family transporter — protein sequence MKRSDNCHIHNEKNVDHKHIHQHETHTLTSSKILYVVLLNLLITGSEFVGGLISRSLALLSDSMHNLSDVSSIIISYFAHKISKKSADERNTFGYKRAKILAAFINSTVLMIIVAFLTKEAIERLINPQIINAKIVLIIGGIGLFSNVLSMLFLKPHSSKDINIKSSYLHMLSDSLSSVAVIIGSVMVHYFKIYRIDPILTIGIAFYIGKESVEMFLKTLRILMQSSPEDINIDEVVEEIRKIPEVENVHHVHIWNLDDNIVFFEAHVNLKTDMNISTTMVVQKGIEKILIDFGINHVTLQFEHNGCPDCNVISHRANH from the coding sequence ATGAAAAGGTCAGATAATTGTCACATTCACAACGAAAAAAATGTAGATCACAAACACATTCATCAACACGAAACTCACACTTTAACAAGTTCCAAGATTTTGTACGTTGTTTTACTTAATCTCTTGATAACAGGATCGGAATTTGTTGGTGGTTTAATATCACGTAGTCTTGCGTTGCTTTCCGATTCTATGCACAATCTCAGTGATGTTTCTTCAATAATCATAAGTTATTTTGCACACAAAATATCTAAGAAGTCAGCAGATGAGAGAAACACATTTGGTTACAAGAGGGCAAAGATTTTAGCAGCATTTATAAATTCAACAGTGTTGATGATAATAGTTGCTTTTTTAACTAAAGAAGCCATCGAACGACTTATAAATCCACAAATAATAAATGCAAAAATCGTTTTGATTATCGGTGGAATTGGTCTTTTTTCAAATGTTTTAAGCATGCTGTTTTTGAAACCCCATTCCAGCAAAGATATTAATATAAAATCTTCATACTTGCACATGCTTTCAGATTCTCTTTCTTCTGTAGCGGTGATAATTGGTTCTGTGATGGTTCATTATTTTAAGATTTATAGGATAGATCCCATTCTAACTATAGGAATTGCTTTTTACATTGGAAAAGAAAGTGTTGAAATGTTCCTAAAAACTTTGAGGATTTTGATGCAGTCATCCCCAGAAGATATAAACATAGATGAGGTTGTTGAAGAAATTAGAAAAATTCCAGAGGTGGAAAATGTTCATCATGTTCATATATGGAATCTTGATGATAATATTGTTTTCTTTGAAGCACACGTCAATTTGAAAACAGATATGAATATAAGCACAACTATGGTTGTTCAAAAAGGTATTGAGAAGATTTTGATTGATTTTGGTATAAATCATGTTACTTTACAATTCGAGCACAATGGGTGTCCAGATTGTAATGTGATTTCACACAGGGCTAATCATTGA
- a CDS encoding methionine synthase, protein MKTFIPDKYHYMPSKKIFLARAGARYKSVINDEKLMDFVNKVYLIGLSNAAPIVYWDVFDKDSIPDGAIPEKFSNYKKFIICASTLGDKFDLVIDKLSEESTMIGMLLDAWGSEALETLNDYFQFHYLQGLSIKTSMRFSPGYGDLNITVNNIYVELLNIAEKVKVNRFGVMLPRKTTTFIAGIND, encoded by the coding sequence GTGAAGACATTTATTCCAGATAAATATCATTACATGCCATCTAAAAAGATATTTCTTGCACGAGCGGGCGCAAGATACAAAAGTGTGATAAACGATGAAAAATTAATGGATTTTGTGAACAAAGTGTACTTGATAGGTCTTTCAAACGCCGCCCCTATTGTATACTGGGATGTATTTGACAAAGATAGTATACCAGACGGTGCAATACCTGAAAAGTTTTCAAACTACAAAAAATTCATTATCTGTGCCTCAACACTTGGTGATAAATTTGATTTAGTAATTGACAAACTTTCCGAAGAGTCAACTATGATAGGTATGTTACTTGATGCTTGGGGCAGCGAAGCACTTGAAACCTTAAATGACTATTTTCAATTTCATTACTTGCAAGGTCTTTCGATTAAAACAAGCATGAGATTTTCGCCTGGATATGGTGACTTAAACATAACTGTGAACAACATTTACGTTGAGCTTCTTAACATCGCGGAAAAAGTGAAAGTTAACAGATTTGGTGTAATGCTTCCGCGAAAAACTACAACATTTATTGCAGGTATCAATGATTAG
- a CDS encoding YkgJ family cysteine cluster protein, translating into MKKGVEINNICKVCGGKCCKTFPGPATPEDFGAPDLEKLRKNLLNSLISGRWTVDWINQENNLYFVRPAVKGFENVVFDHTYNGICTFLTESGCELSFENRPESCRMLVPKLYEKCDTQGYTRMYVAKLWKDYINILLDVAIQAENGEFSNFL; encoded by the coding sequence ATGAAGAAAGGTGTTGAAATAAACAATATTTGCAAGGTCTGTGGTGGAAAATGTTGTAAAACATTTCCTGGACCCGCCACCCCAGAAGACTTCGGAGCACCGGATCTTGAAAAGCTGAGAAAAAATTTATTGAATTCTCTTATTTCAGGTAGATGGACCGTGGATTGGATAAATCAAGAGAATAATCTTTACTTCGTAAGACCTGCCGTCAAAGGTTTTGAAAATGTTGTTTTTGATCATACTTACAACGGAATATGCACGTTTCTAACTGAGTCTGGTTGTGAACTGAGTTTTGAAAACAGACCAGAAAGTTGCCGAATGCTTGTACCAAAGTTGTATGAAAAATGTGATACCCAAGGTTATACAAGAATGTATGTTGCAAAATTGTGGAAAGATTATATAAATATCTTACTCGATGTTGCTATACAAGCAGAAAATGGTGAATTTTCAAATTTTCTATGA
- a CDS encoding polysaccharide deacetylase family protein: protein MNRIFSIILIIVSIILLSISFATFYVWNNSRELTTVQQENSQDKSNHEMSNKDEKFDASSTIDIRSFTSKSHDFQTTNEKKETFTELIIEVSDTTNSKTYSDTGSTTSKTESVTAHERQDIYSTFPNEQTKNQDVTTETTKTESMIDLRKNDNANDEIFFTRARTNEKVIFITIDDGPGNYTPQILDLLKQYNIKAIFFVSGDTVLGYREHLKREYEEGHSIGSHTYCHRSYYKLQKTADLETLKETLRSDIEKTEENIKKIIPEIKIRYLRMPEGYSKDWVKEIAKEYGYKIINWTAGYDWFQEPVEQTIERYKQSLKPGGIYLFHDGRDRGLKTIKILSELIPYAISQGYRFGDPEDYF from the coding sequence GTGAATAGAATATTCTCCATAATTTTGATCATAGTCTCTATAATACTTTTGAGTATCTCTTTTGCAACTTTCTATGTGTGGAATAATTCAAGAGAACTAACCACTGTGCAGCAAGAAAACAGTCAAGATAAAAGTAACCATGAAATGTCGAATAAAGACGAAAAATTTGATGCAAGCTCAACCATAGATATAAGATCGTTCACTTCAAAAAGCCATGATTTTCAGACCACAAATGAAAAAAAGGAGACATTCACGGAATTAATAATTGAGGTGTCTGATACTACAAACAGCAAGACTTACTCCGACACAGGAAGTACGACTTCCAAAACGGAAAGTGTTACAGCACATGAAAGACAGGATATTTATTCAACTTTTCCGAACGAACAGACAAAAAATCAAGATGTAACTACGGAAACCACGAAAACAGAGAGTATGATCGATCTTAGAAAAAATGATAATGCTAACGATGAAATTTTTTTCACCAGAGCACGCACAAATGAAAAAGTCATATTTATTACTATCGATGATGGTCCAGGAAATTACACTCCGCAGATATTAGATTTACTTAAACAATATAACATAAAGGCAATCTTCTTTGTATCCGGGGATACTGTCTTGGGTTATCGAGAACATTTGAAAAGGGAATACGAAGAAGGACATTCAATAGGTTCGCACACTTATTGCCACAGATCATATTATAAATTACAAAAAACAGCTGATTTAGAAACACTCAAGGAAACTTTGAGAAGTGATATAGAAAAAACTGAAGAGAATATAAAAAAAATAATACCAGAGATAAAAATAAGATATCTCAGAATGCCGGAAGGGTATTCTAAGGACTGGGTTAAGGAAATTGCCAAAGAATACGGTTATAAGATAATCAATTGGACAGCTGGTTACGACTGGTTCCAGGAACCTGTCGAACAGACTATCGAAAGATACAAACAATCCTTGAAACCGGGAGGTATTTATCTATTTCACGACGGCAGAGATAGGGGTCTAAAGACTATTAAAATATTATCGGAGTTGATACCTTACGCCATATCACAAGGTTACAGATTTGGTGATCCGGAAGATTATTTTTAG
- a CDS encoding NAD+ synthase — protein sequence MRKIRLALAQINPTVGDIEGNKNKILSYIKNALEYNADVILFPELSVPGYPPEDLLFKPHFITENIRAVEEIAAQVPDRTVVLVGFVDEDSDIYNAAAVISGGKVHAVYRKNYLPNYGVFDEMRYFQKGSKGLVVDLYGARVGVTICEDIWYPGGPARLESLIGEAQIILNLSASPFYMGKLAWRERMLSVRANDNLAVVAYVNCIGGQDELVFDGASLVVNEKGEVIGRAKQFEEDLLIVDVDLVNINKARLKDPRRRQDKHILKSSCEELEMVSIPIRYHEEKRRIENRIEAPLDTVAEVYNALVLSTRDYIHKNGMKKAVIGLSGGIDSSLVACIAVDALGCENVIGVSMPGPFSSHHSKEDAKILAENLGIKYLTIPITDIYNTYLKTLQPVFEGMPFDITEENLQARIRGVILMALSNKFGWIVLTTGNKSESSTGYSTLYGDTAGGYSVIKDVYKTFVYKLAEYVNKKTGKEIIPKRVFEKAPSAELRENQTDQDKLPPYETLDQILKLYVEEDHSINDIIEEGFDEGTVRKVAWMVDTNEYKRRQTPPGPKITHRAFGKDRRLPITNAFKEWIKKQ from the coding sequence ATGAGAAAAATTAGACTGGCTCTTGCACAGATAAATCCAACTGTTGGAGATATTGAGGGTAATAAAAATAAAATTTTAAGCTATATCAAAAATGCACTGGAGTATAATGCGGATGTGATACTGTTTCCGGAACTTTCAGTTCCTGGTTATCCACCTGAAGATCTTCTTTTCAAACCACATTTTATTACTGAGAATATTCGTGCGGTTGAAGAAATTGCTGCGCAAGTACCTGACAGAACTGTAGTTTTAGTTGGGTTTGTAGATGAAGATAGTGATATTTATAACGCAGCGGCGGTGATAAGTGGTGGCAAGGTACATGCAGTGTACAGAAAGAACTACTTACCAAATTATGGTGTTTTCGATGAGATGAGATACTTTCAAAAAGGTAGTAAAGGTCTTGTTGTAGATCTGTATGGAGCACGTGTAGGAGTTACAATTTGTGAAGATATATGGTATCCTGGTGGACCAGCAAGGTTGGAATCATTAATTGGCGAGGCACAGATCATACTTAACCTTTCAGCTTCGCCATTTTATATGGGAAAACTTGCTTGGAGAGAGCGAATGCTTTCTGTTAGGGCAAACGATAACCTTGCCGTTGTTGCTTATGTGAATTGTATAGGTGGACAAGATGAACTTGTTTTTGATGGTGCAAGTTTGGTTGTAAATGAAAAAGGAGAGGTAATAGGTAGAGCAAAACAATTTGAAGAAGATTTGTTAATTGTTGACGTTGATTTAGTGAATATAAATAAAGCTCGTTTGAAGGATCCAAGAAGAAGACAAGATAAACACATCTTAAAATCTTCATGTGAAGAACTGGAAATGGTGAGTATACCGATAAGATATCACGAAGAAAAACGAAGGATTGAAAACCGAATAGAAGCTCCTCTCGACACTGTTGCAGAGGTGTACAATGCGCTTGTACTCAGCACAAGGGATTATATACACAAAAACGGAATGAAAAAGGCGGTAATAGGTCTTAGTGGTGGTATAGACAGCAGTCTTGTGGCTTGTATAGCCGTTGACGCACTTGGTTGCGAAAATGTTATTGGAGTATCCATGCCAGGTCCATTTTCATCACATCATAGTAAGGAAGATGCTAAAATATTGGCGGAGAACCTTGGGATAAAATACTTAACTATACCGATAACTGATATATACAACACTTATTTAAAGACATTGCAACCTGTGTTTGAGGGTATGCCATTTGACATAACAGAGGAGAATCTCCAAGCAAGAATTCGAGGAGTTATACTAATGGCTTTATCAAATAAGTTTGGTTGGATTGTACTAACAACTGGAAACAAAAGTGAAAGTAGCACAGGATATTCAACATTATATGGAGACACAGCTGGTGGATATTCTGTTATAAAAGATGTGTACAAAACATTTGTTTACAAACTTGCAGAGTATGTAAATAAGAAGACAGGAAAGGAAATCATACCAAAACGCGTGTTTGAAAAAGCACCAAGTGCAGAACTTAGGGAAAATCAAACTGATCAAGATAAATTACCACCTTACGAAACACTTGATCAAATCCTTAAGCTTTACGTTGAAGAAGATCATAGTATAAACGATATTATAGAAGAAGGATTCGATGAAGGAACGGTAAGAAAAGTAGCCTGGATGGTTGACACCAACGAATACAAAAGAAGGCAAACACCTCCAGGTCCAAAGATCACACACAGAGCTTTTGGAAAAGACAGAAGATTACCTATAACTAATGCATTCAAAGAATGGATAAAAAAACAATAG
- a CDS encoding MMPL family transporter, with the protein MLKQTIHFLENFKFTIISSLLLILSIILILNYARIETRIETFLPGYKPGRPITEIEDPAVQNMIRMSLKFGDKENISIIYKSEVPLNMQGSLKELRRLQSKIERLKNVRVVISILNYPGSEVYIENDSLKLSQLPEHMKTFVSEDGYYAMLLAIVDVNGQVEPIVRKITAELKDEPVIVLSEASVNNKLFDELKRSMFFYPVAMFVVILLIFFYQTQCIRAAVVSLFIPILASIYTYAIYFSVGGVVNILTAMVPSFLIIIGSAYPLHYYNATFRSDDVRKHISIPIFLSMLTTAIGFMSFVFVKIPAFREFGILVSIGLLIDFVLTITVGHELLHFAKAKSKRIPKTFGIRYFGHKVAILILTLTLILVLSSLFLIPKIKVGLTSTDYFAKNSDINRGYKILEEKFKMRDSIYIVLEKKTGVFLPFDNYNLDKIISELSKSKYISSIDFPRNVPVTVLVLASRTQPMLKHYIADGKTIRLSVNLTTEGNENLEKVSQLIREVLEQYSYSYYLAGAPFIWKAVNDNILISQIQSLVAALIIVFITILVVFRDFLESLKLVLPVVFATVLNFVYMSLFNMKLEISTALTSSIIIGLAIDYSIHIGHDYNKSSNILTSVKNVGPAIVGNALGIVGGFLTLLFGGELALFKRISILVSLGITTATVLTLTMLPFMLSFEQIKEKLKILKSARRKRYEKN; encoded by the coding sequence GTGCTTAAACAAACCATACACTTTCTTGAAAATTTCAAGTTCACTATAATATCGAGTTTGTTATTGATATTATCAATCATATTGATATTAAATTATGCAAGAATAGAAACAAGGATAGAAACATTTTTACCAGGTTACAAACCTGGTAGACCCATAACAGAGATTGAAGATCCAGCGGTTCAGAATATGATCCGTATGTCTTTGAAATTTGGCGATAAAGAAAATATATCAATTATTTACAAATCAGAAGTACCATTGAATATGCAGGGTTCACTTAAAGAGCTTAGAAGACTTCAATCAAAGATAGAAAGATTAAAAAATGTTAGAGTAGTAATATCGATACTCAATTACCCGGGTAGTGAGGTGTATATTGAAAATGACTCTCTAAAGCTGTCCCAGTTACCTGAACACATGAAAACTTTTGTTTCTGAAGACGGCTACTATGCAATGTTACTTGCGATAGTTGATGTTAATGGACAAGTTGAACCAATCGTGAGAAAAATTACAGCGGAACTGAAAGACGAGCCTGTTATAGTACTTTCTGAAGCGTCAGTAAATAATAAACTATTTGACGAGTTAAAGCGATCAATGTTTTTTTACCCTGTTGCCATGTTTGTTGTTATATTACTCATATTTTTTTATCAAACTCAATGTATTAGAGCGGCGGTAGTGTCTTTGTTCATACCAATACTAGCTTCAATTTACACTTACGCTATTTACTTTTCAGTTGGTGGTGTTGTTAATATACTTACTGCAATGGTACCATCATTTTTGATAATAATAGGTTCTGCTTATCCATTGCATTACTACAATGCAACGTTTAGAAGTGACGATGTGAGAAAACACATCAGTATTCCAATATTTCTATCTATGCTCACCACCGCTATCGGATTTATGTCGTTTGTATTCGTAAAAATACCTGCTTTCAGAGAATTTGGTATCCTTGTATCGATTGGATTGTTGATTGATTTTGTACTGACTATAACAGTTGGGCATGAGCTATTACATTTTGCAAAAGCTAAATCGAAACGAATACCAAAGACCTTTGGAATACGTTATTTTGGTCACAAAGTTGCGATACTTATTTTAACCTTAACCTTAATATTGGTTCTTTCCTCATTGTTCCTAATTCCTAAAATAAAAGTAGGTCTTACAAGCACGGATTATTTTGCAAAGAATTCAGATATAAATAGGGGATACAAGATTTTGGAAGAAAAATTCAAAATGAGAGATAGTATATACATCGTTCTTGAGAAAAAAACAGGTGTATTCTTACCGTTTGACAATTACAATCTTGATAAAATAATCTCTGAACTTTCCAAGTCAAAATACATATCAAGTATTGATTTTCCAAGAAACGTGCCTGTCACCGTACTTGTTTTAGCTTCGAGAACCCAACCGATGCTGAAACATTACATTGCAGACGGTAAGACAATAAGACTGTCTGTTAATTTAACGACAGAAGGTAACGAAAATCTTGAAAAAGTTTCTCAGCTCATACGTGAGGTGCTGGAACAGTACAGCTATAGTTATTACTTAGCTGGGGCACCATTTATTTGGAAAGCAGTAAATGATAATATACTTATTAGTCAAATTCAGAGTTTGGTTGCCGCCCTTATAATCGTATTTATAACTATCTTAGTAGTTTTCAGAGATTTCTTGGAAAGTTTGAAACTTGTTTTGCCCGTTGTTTTTGCAACCGTGCTTAACTTTGTGTACATGTCTTTGTTCAATATGAAACTTGAAATTTCTACCGCACTAACATCGAGCATAATTATAGGTTTAGCCATCGACTATTCAATACATATAGGACATGATTATAATAAAAGTAGTAACATTCTAACTTCTGTCAAGAATGTTGGACCTGCAATCGTAGGAAACGCGTTGGGAATTGTTGGTGGATTTCTGACTTTGCTTTTTGGTGGTGAACTGGCACTTTTCAAAAGAATTTCTATTCTTGTTTCGCTTGGCATAACAACAGCCACAGTTCTCACACTTACGATGTTACCTTTCATGCTTTCGTTTGAACAAATAAAGGAAAAGCTGAAAATTCTGAAATCTGCAAGGAGGAAGAGATATGAGAAAAATTAG
- a CDS encoding SDR family oxidoreductase: MEKVIAISGGGSNIGKGIALHFLNLNWNVAIIDFNERSLDNFPKANNVLLYHGDVSDEYAVSEFYLKIKEQFGRLDAIVNNAAIGGFKDFLSLTVSEWRRVIEVNLTGYFLMARFGVPLILENPGNGAIVNISSTRALMSEPGNEAYSSSKAGVLGLTHALANSLGPRIRVNAICPGWILHYNEEISDKEHKQHLVGRAGKIEDVVNVVEFLIDNSKSGFITGQCFIVDGGMTKKMIYI, encoded by the coding sequence GTGGAAAAAGTTATTGCTATAAGCGGTGGTGGAAGCAATATAGGAAAGGGAATCGCTTTGCATTTTCTTAATTTAAACTGGAATGTGGCAATAATAGATTTCAATGAGAGATCACTTGATAACTTTCCAAAGGCAAATAACGTGCTTCTCTATCATGGTGATGTTTCCGACGAATATGCGGTTAGCGAATTTTATCTGAAAATAAAAGAACAATTTGGTCGACTTGATGCGATAGTTAATAATGCAGCCATTGGTGGTTTCAAAGATTTCCTTAGCTTGACTGTATCTGAATGGAGGAGAGTTATAGAAGTAAACCTAACAGGTTACTTTTTGATGGCAAGATTTGGTGTTCCTCTTATACTTGAGAACCCAGGAAATGGTGCGATAGTCAATATTTCATCGACACGTGCACTTATGTCTGAACCTGGCAATGAGGCTTATAGTTCTTCAAAAGCGGGGGTACTTGGATTAACTCACGCACTTGCAAATTCCTTAGGACCAAGGATAAGAGTGAATGCTATTTGTCCGGGTTGGATACTGCACTATAATGAAGAGATTTCAGATAAGGAACACAAACAACATTTGGTTGGAAGGGCTGGAAAAATAGAGGATGTAGTTAACGTTGTGGAATTTCTCATCGATAATTCGAAAAGTGGATTTATAACTGGACAGTGTTTTATTGTTGACGGTGGAATGACAAAAAAGATGATCTATATTTAG